From Synoicihabitans lomoniglobus, the proteins below share one genomic window:
- the ureG gene encoding urease accessory protein UreG gives MTESRPPRIGIGGPVGSGKTMLCLKLCAALRERYSMAVVTNDIYTKEDAEYLTRSGALGADRIVGVETGGCPHTAIRDDTTMNEQACQGLAEAHPDLQLILVESGGDNLSATFSPELVDAFIYVIDVAEGDKIPRKGGPAVRFSDLLIINKIDLAPLVGADLGVMDRDAKIQRGKRPFVFCDLKREHNLDAVIAWIEHEVMFATSAHSTD, from the coding sequence ATGACTGAATCCCGTCCTCCTCGAATTGGCATCGGCGGCCCGGTGGGGTCGGGTAAGACGATGTTGTGTCTCAAACTCTGTGCAGCGCTGCGCGAACGTTACTCCATGGCGGTCGTGACCAATGACATCTATACGAAGGAGGATGCGGAGTATCTCACGCGCTCCGGTGCGCTGGGGGCCGATCGTATCGTGGGCGTGGAGACGGGCGGGTGTCCGCACACGGCCATTCGCGACGACACGACGATGAACGAGCAGGCCTGCCAAGGTTTGGCGGAGGCGCATCCCGACCTGCAACTCATCCTGGTCGAGAGTGGCGGCGACAACCTGTCGGCGACGTTTTCACCCGAGTTGGTCGACGCGTTTATTTACGTGATCGACGTCGCCGAGGGAGACAAAATTCCGCGCAAGGGTGGTCCAGCGGTGCGGTTCAGTGATCTGCTCATCATCAACAAAATCGACCTCGCGCCGCTGGTGGGAGCGGATCTCGGCGTGATGGATCGCGATGCGAAGATCCAGCGCGGGAAGCGTCCGTTCGTCTTCTGCGACCTGAAGCGCGAGCACAATCTCGATGCCGTCATCGCTTGGATCGAACACGAGGTGATGTTTGCCACGTCGGCGCACTCCACGGACTGA
- a CDS encoding DsrE/DsrF/DrsH-like family protein produces MSNPPPSPEPITKVSIVISKGSLDGIYPGLIMANGARMEGIEANLFFTFFGLYGVMKDYQDKIRIATVGNSAMRVPSAKGFQLPTLLGAIPGMSAFATSMMQKEMEALDIPPIGEFVEMISDAGGHLYACKATVDMFHLTPDDFVPQMEKVLTVGDFYELAAGGQIIFT; encoded by the coding sequence ATGAGCAACCCGCCCCCCTCTCCCGAACCGATCACCAAGGTTTCCATCGTCATCTCCAAGGGCTCCCTCGACGGGATCTACCCCGGTCTCATCATGGCCAACGGTGCCCGCATGGAAGGCATCGAAGCCAACCTCTTCTTCACCTTCTTCGGCCTATACGGCGTCATGAAGGACTACCAGGACAAGATCCGCATCGCCACCGTCGGCAACTCCGCCATGCGCGTGCCCAGCGCCAAGGGATTCCAGCTCCCGACCCTGCTCGGGGCCATCCCCGGCATGTCCGCCTTTGCGACGTCGATGATGCAAAAGGAAATGGAAGCGCTCGACATCCCGCCCATTGGTGAATTCGTCGAAATGATCTCCGACGCCGGCGGGCACCTCTACGCCTGCAAAGCCACCGTCGACATGTTCCACCTCACGCCCGACGACTTCGTGCCCCAGATGGAAAAGGTTCTCACCGTGGGCGATTTCTACGAACTGGCCGCCGGCGGCCAAATCATCTTCACCTGA
- the uca gene encoding urea carboxylase: MPFTKVLIANRGAIACRVIRTLRTMGIKSVAVYSEADAGSLHVSQADEAVCIGPAPAAQSYLDADKILAVAKDTGAEAIHPGYGFLSENPDFAEACAAAGIIFIGPTAAHMRTFGLKHTARTLAAASNVPLLPGSELLGSLAEAQREAARIGSPVMLKSTAGGGGIGMSLIRSADALPAAFDSVARLAKNNFNEGGVFLEKFVERARHIEVQIFGDGLGHVVALGERDCSAQRRNQKVVEETPAPGITPEARAELLACAKRLGESAGYQNAGTVEFVYDDNSGEFYFLEVNTRLQVEHGVTEEVTGIDLVEWMIQQASGELGSLADYAPTSTGASIQVRLYSEDPGKSFQPATGILTELQFPADARIETWVERGADVSPYYDPMLAKIIVRGADRAEALQRMSAALAATEVHGLESNLAYLAQVIASPEFQSGRITTRSLESMAYAASTIDVLDGGTQTTVQDYPGRTGYWDVGVPPSGPMDHLSFRLANRLVGNPSDAAGLEITVAGPTLTFNTAAIIALTGAKLPATLDGEPVPSWQPIAVVPGQTLRLPAAPSASAGLRAYLAVRGGLDVPDYLGSKATFTLGLFGGHAGRALRVGDVLRVAAAPSTGEPTPLPAALRPSITRSWEIGVLYGPHGAPDFFKDEDIADLFSATYEVHYNSARTGVRLIGPKPRWARTDGGEAGLHPSNIHDNAYAVGAIDFTGDMPIILGPDGPSLGGFVCPAAIVQSELWKMGQLKPGDKVRFKALTASDARQAELAQDEMIEALQGRACSPSAPTVASTPESRTGALGEHALPAESAIIHQTPAHGDCPAVCYRRAGDRYLLIEYGPMVLDLDLRFRVHALYSALVERDLDGVLDLTPGIRSLQVHYDQLVLPLDKLMALLIAAEAALPDIDEMEVPTRIVHLPLSWEDESTLLAIRKYMQIVRKDAPWCPSNIEFIRRINGLDSVDEVKRIAFEASYLVLGLGDVYLGAPVATPIDPRHRLVTTKYNPARTWTPENAVGIGGAYLCVYGMEGPGGYQFIGRTIQMWNRWRQTTDFAEGKPWLLRFFDQIKFYEVSAEELVRFREDFPHGRYKLKVEHKTLRLHDYHQFLADNQPSIEAFKAKQQASFEAERQRWEESGQLNYSSETEAAIGATTDAAPLPEGHHAVVAHVPGNVWKIQVAVGDHVEADAVLVILESMKMEINSVAPIAGEITAIRCAEGSPVQAGDTLIVIKSD, from the coding sequence GGCCGACGCCGGTTCGCTCCACGTCTCCCAGGCCGACGAGGCCGTGTGCATCGGTCCGGCTCCCGCCGCGCAGAGTTATCTCGATGCCGACAAGATTCTCGCCGTCGCGAAAGACACCGGGGCCGAGGCCATTCATCCCGGTTACGGTTTCCTGAGCGAGAACCCCGATTTTGCCGAGGCCTGCGCCGCCGCCGGCATCATCTTCATCGGCCCGACCGCCGCGCACATGCGCACGTTTGGTCTCAAGCACACCGCCCGCACGCTCGCCGCCGCGAGCAACGTGCCGCTGCTCCCCGGCAGCGAACTGCTCGGCTCTTTGGCTGAAGCGCAACGCGAGGCCGCGCGCATCGGCTCCCCGGTCATGCTCAAGAGCACCGCTGGCGGTGGCGGCATCGGCATGTCGCTCATCCGCTCCGCCGACGCGTTGCCGGCCGCGTTCGATTCGGTGGCCCGACTGGCGAAGAACAACTTCAACGAGGGCGGGGTGTTTCTCGAGAAATTCGTCGAGCGCGCCCGTCACATCGAGGTCCAGATCTTCGGCGATGGACTCGGTCATGTCGTGGCGCTGGGCGAGCGGGATTGTTCGGCGCAACGCCGCAATCAAAAGGTCGTCGAAGAAACCCCCGCACCCGGGATCACACCAGAGGCGCGCGCCGAACTCCTGGCTTGTGCAAAGCGTTTGGGCGAATCCGCCGGCTATCAAAACGCCGGCACGGTCGAGTTTGTTTACGACGACAACTCCGGCGAATTTTACTTTTTGGAAGTCAACACGCGTCTCCAGGTCGAGCACGGCGTGACCGAGGAAGTCACGGGTATCGATCTTGTGGAGTGGATGATCCAGCAGGCGTCCGGCGAGCTCGGTTCGCTGGCTGATTACGCGCCTACATCGACCGGCGCATCGATCCAGGTGCGGTTGTATTCGGAAGATCCGGGTAAAAGCTTTCAGCCCGCCACCGGTATACTCACGGAGCTGCAGTTTCCCGCCGACGCCCGTATTGAAACGTGGGTCGAGCGAGGTGCCGACGTCTCGCCGTATTACGATCCGATGTTGGCGAAAATCATCGTGCGCGGCGCGGATCGCGCGGAGGCGCTGCAACGCATGTCCGCCGCGCTCGCCGCCACGGAGGTGCACGGTCTCGAGTCCAACCTAGCTTACCTCGCGCAGGTCATCGCCTCGCCAGAGTTTCAATCCGGGCGCATCACCACGCGCTCGCTCGAGTCCATGGCTTATGCCGCCTCCACCATCGATGTGCTCGATGGCGGCACGCAGACTACCGTGCAGGACTATCCAGGGCGCACCGGATATTGGGACGTGGGCGTGCCGCCATCCGGGCCGATGGATCACCTTTCGTTCCGCTTGGCGAACCGCCTTGTCGGTAACCCGTCCGACGCCGCCGGACTCGAAATCACGGTGGCGGGTCCGACGCTTACGTTTAATACCGCCGCCATCATCGCCCTTACCGGTGCGAAGCTCCCCGCCACGCTCGACGGCGAACCCGTGCCGTCATGGCAACCCATCGCAGTGGTCCCGGGACAGACGCTGCGCCTTCCCGCCGCGCCCTCCGCCAGCGCGGGATTGCGCGCCTATCTCGCCGTGCGCGGAGGCCTCGATGTGCCCGACTATCTGGGCAGCAAAGCGACCTTCACCCTCGGCCTGTTCGGTGGTCACGCCGGTCGGGCCTTGCGCGTGGGTGACGTGTTGCGCGTCGCCGCCGCTCCGTCGACGGGCGAACCGACCCCTCTTCCCGCAGCTCTCAGGCCGAGCATCACGCGTAGTTGGGAAATTGGCGTGCTCTACGGCCCGCACGGCGCGCCCGACTTCTTCAAGGACGAAGACATCGCGGATCTGTTTTCCGCCACCTACGAAGTGCATTACAACTCAGCCCGCACTGGCGTGCGGCTCATTGGACCCAAACCACGTTGGGCTCGCACTGACGGCGGTGAGGCGGGACTGCATCCGTCCAACATCCACGACAATGCCTACGCGGTGGGCGCGATCGATTTTACCGGCGACATGCCGATCATCCTCGGCCCCGACGGCCCGAGTCTCGGCGGCTTCGTGTGCCCCGCCGCCATCGTGCAAAGCGAGCTCTGGAAAATGGGCCAGCTCAAGCCCGGCGACAAAGTGCGGTTCAAGGCGCTCACGGCCAGCGACGCGAGACAAGCGGAGTTGGCGCAGGACGAAATGATCGAGGCGTTGCAAGGTAGGGCGTGCTCGCCGAGCGCGCCAACCGTTGCCTCGACGCCTGAGTCCCGAACCGGCGCGCTCGGCGAGCACGCCCTACCGGCGGAATCCGCCATCATTCATCAGACCCCGGCGCATGGCGATTGCCCGGCTGTCTGCTACCGCCGTGCGGGCGACCGGTATTTGCTCATTGAATACGGGCCCATGGTGCTCGACCTCGATCTGCGTTTCCGGGTGCATGCGCTCTACAGCGCGCTGGTCGAGCGCGACCTCGATGGCGTGCTCGATCTCACTCCGGGCATTCGTTCGCTCCAAGTGCATTACGATCAACTCGTGCTGCCGCTGGACAAATTGATGGCCTTGCTCATCGCAGCTGAGGCCGCTTTGCCCGACATCGATGAGATGGAAGTGCCGACGCGTATCGTGCATCTGCCGCTCTCGTGGGAGGATGAATCGACCTTGTTAGCGATTCGCAAATACATGCAGATCGTGCGCAAGGACGCGCCCTGGTGTCCGAGCAACATCGAGTTTATTCGCCGCATCAACGGTCTCGATTCCGTCGACGAGGTGAAGCGCATCGCCTTCGAGGCGAGCTACCTCGTGCTCGGCTTGGGCGACGTGTATCTCGGCGCGCCCGTGGCGACACCGATCGATCCACGGCACCGCCTCGTTACGACCAAATACAATCCGGCCCGGACTTGGACCCCGGAAAACGCCGTCGGCATCGGCGGTGCGTATTTGTGCGTCTATGGCATGGAAGGGCCGGGCGGTTATCAGTTCATCGGCCGCACCATCCAGATGTGGAACCGGTGGCGGCAGACGACCGACTTTGCCGAAGGCAAACCCTGGCTGCTGCGCTTTTTCGACCAGATCAAATTCTATGAAGTGAGCGCCGAGGAGCTCGTGCGTTTCCGCGAAGACTTCCCGCATGGACGCTACAAACTCAAGGTCGAGCACAAGACCCTGCGGCTGCACGATTACCACCAGTTTCTCGCCGACAACCAACCGAGTATCGAAGCGTTCAAAGCGAAGCAACAGGCCTCGTTCGAAGCCGAGCGTCAGCGCTGGGAAGAGTCGGGCCAGCTCAACTACTCGTCCGAAACCGAAGCGGCCATCGGTGCAACCACCGACGCGGCGCCGTTACCTGAAGGTCATCACGCCGTGGTGGCCCACGTGCCGGGCAACGTCTGGAAGATCCAAGTCGCGGTCGGTGATCACGTGGAGGCCGATGCCGTGCTGGTCATCCTCGAATCCATGAAAATGGAAATTAATTCCGTCGCGCCCATCGCGGGCGAAATCACCGCCATTCGCTGCGCCGAAGGCAGCCCGGTCCAAGCCGGCGACACCCTCATCGTGATCAAATCAGACTGA
- a CDS encoding urease accessory protein UreE → MVSIRVDRLKLAKRRWRGQAADGADFGFELTQPLKPGTTVWQSDTARYVIEQEPEAVLEIPLDVPASAAAGIGWAVGNLHMELMSEVDRLLAIDDPAVRQLLERIQVPYKPTTAVFRPGRFVRGAKQTPNHDLGPSHRH, encoded by the coding sequence GTGGTTTCGATTCGCGTGGATCGGTTGAAGTTGGCGAAGCGGCGCTGGCGGGGGCAGGCGGCCGATGGGGCGGACTTTGGGTTCGAACTCACTCAGCCGCTCAAGCCCGGGACGACGGTCTGGCAGAGCGACACCGCCCGCTATGTGATCGAGCAGGAGCCCGAGGCCGTGCTTGAGATTCCGCTCGATGTGCCGGCTTCGGCGGCAGCGGGCATTGGCTGGGCCGTGGGTAATCTGCACATGGAATTGATGTCCGAGGTCGATCGTCTTTTAGCGATTGATGACCCGGCGGTCCGGCAATTGCTGGAGCGTATCCAAGTGCCCTATAAACCCACCACCGCTGTATTTCGTCCCGGTCGCTTCGTGCGCGGTGCGAAACAGACTCCCAATCATGACCTCGGACCCAGCCATCGGCACTGA
- a CDS encoding urease accessory protein UreD has translation MSNIFEGHLMLRAEARPGGRTALAGQSFRAPYYVGKSYLDTDSGVLMVQVANPTAGILSGDRLESAITVAADAKLLVTTPSASRVFPMNAGEAVSRQTFAVETGGWLEMLPEPLVPHRRSTYRQDTSVEIAAGGGVFFVEQLMPGRVGHGEAWEWDRLVLTLDVRVDGEWVLRERFDQSGASLRAMAVAAGTGPESCFANGLVVVPGADAAETNPAWREALHALHGDGVWIGATALGAGAWSLRIVAANGVTLRAAVQQVRAILAEVCPALRCGLRKL, from the coding sequence ATGAGCAACATATTTGAGGGACATTTAATGTTGCGGGCGGAGGCCCGACCAGGAGGACGAACCGCGTTGGCGGGGCAGTCGTTTCGGGCGCCGTATTATGTGGGTAAGTCCTATTTGGATACGGACTCCGGTGTGCTGATGGTGCAGGTGGCCAATCCCACGGCGGGCATATTGTCCGGGGATCGATTGGAGTCGGCGATCACGGTCGCGGCGGATGCGAAGCTGTTGGTGACCACGCCGAGTGCGAGTCGGGTGTTTCCGATGAACGCGGGGGAGGCGGTCTCCCGCCAGACATTTGCCGTGGAGACGGGCGGTTGGTTGGAGATGCTGCCCGAACCGTTGGTGCCGCATCGGCGGTCCACTTATCGACAGGATACGAGCGTGGAGATCGCGGCGGGCGGTGGGGTGTTTTTTGTCGAGCAACTCATGCCCGGCCGGGTGGGCCATGGTGAGGCGTGGGAGTGGGACCGGTTGGTGCTTACGCTTGATGTGCGCGTGGACGGGGAGTGGGTGCTGCGCGAACGGTTTGACCAGAGTGGCGCGAGCTTGCGCGCCATGGCAGTGGCGGCGGGCACCGGACCGGAATCCTGTTTTGCCAACGGGTTGGTGGTTGTTCCCGGCGCGGATGCGGCAGAAACGAATCCTGCGTGGCGCGAGGCGCTGCATGCCTTGCATGGCGACGGGGTGTGGATCGGAGCGACTGCTCTCGGTGCGGGGGCGTGGTCGTTGCGAATCGTCGCGGCGAACGGAGTGACCTTACGCGCGGCCGTGCAGCAGGTGCGCGCGATCCTCGCGGAGGTGTGCCCGGCGCTGCGGTGCGGGCTGCGGAAGCTTTGA
- a CDS encoding rhodanese-like domain-containing protein: MKILALIALAFVFLAVVRTAFGQGGGPRIEPTEAAAKVRAGEAILIDVREPAEWSEGVAAPAYLLPLSDLRGARKKWSHVLATAKKENKQVLLYCRSGNRSGQAANILAKEGFDVANVGGFRDWNRANLPLRAPDEPAGNE, translated from the coding sequence ATGAAGATTCTCGCTCTCATCGCCCTCGCCTTCGTGTTTCTCGCCGTCGTCCGCACCGCTTTCGGGCAAGGCGGCGGCCCCCGCATCGAGCCCACCGAGGCCGCCGCCAAAGTGCGGGCGGGCGAAGCCATTCTCATCGACGTGCGCGAGCCCGCCGAATGGAGCGAAGGCGTCGCGGCCCCGGCCTACTTGTTGCCCTTGAGCGATCTCCGTGGCGCCCGCAAAAAATGGAGCCATGTGCTCGCCACCGCGAAGAAGGAAAACAAACAGGTGCTCCTCTACTGCCGCTCCGGCAATCGCTCCGGTCAGGCCGCCAACATCCTCGCGAAGGAAGGCTTCGATGTCGCCAACGTCGGCGGTTTCCGCGACTGGAACCGCGCGAACCTCCCCCTCCGCGCCCCCGACGAACCGGCCGGAAACGAATGA
- a CDS encoding SAM-dependent methyltransferase, protein MAKSFDSPFWDNRYGNAGDDFVFGTTPNDFLVACADHLPPGPVLCLAEGEGRNAVFLAERGHAVTAMDQSEVGLAKAQQLAASRGVTLTTVVADLTDFVIEPGTWSAIVSIFCHLPPDLRRVLYPRVAAGLRPGGMIVLESYHPRQVEHATGGPVASPELLVSLDDVRDAFPGITWDLAHEIERDVVEGHGHTGRAAVTQLLGRR, encoded by the coding sequence ATGGCCAAATCCTTCGACTCTCCCTTCTGGGACAACCGCTACGGCAACGCCGGGGACGACTTTGTATTCGGCACCACCCCCAACGATTTTCTCGTGGCCTGTGCCGACCACCTGCCCCCCGGGCCCGTGCTGTGTCTCGCCGAGGGCGAAGGCCGCAACGCCGTCTTTCTCGCCGAACGCGGACATGCCGTCACCGCCATGGACCAAAGCGAAGTCGGCTTGGCCAAGGCTCAGCAACTCGCCGCCTCCCGCGGTGTGACGCTCACCACCGTCGTCGCCGACCTCACGGACTTCGTGATCGAACCCGGCACGTGGAGCGCGATCGTCTCCATCTTCTGCCACTTGCCCCCGGATTTGCGGCGCGTGCTTTACCCGCGTGTCGCCGCCGGACTGCGCCCCGGAGGCATGATCGTGCTCGAATCCTACCATCCCCGCCAAGTCGAACACGCCACCGGCGGACCGGTCGCCTCACCCGAACTGTTGGTGAGTCTCGACGACGTGCGCGACGCGTTTCCCGGTATCACCTGGGACCTCGCCCACGAAATCGAACGCGACGTCGTGGAAGGCCACGGTCATACCGGCCGCGCCGCCGTCACCCAGTTGCTCGGCCGCCGCTGA
- the sigJ gene encoding RNA polymerase sigma factor SigJ encodes MSFSEPECDTGSPGDRSVTFETHRAALERLAYRMLGSVADAHDMVQDTWLRWAEVETATIREPRAWLLRACSRRCLDHLKSARVQRERYPGPWLPEPLVCDGVVTGEWAADLAGAARVELDESVSMALLTAMERLSPAERAALLLHDVFDHDYAEVAATLRRTEAACRKLVSRARQQLRRTPSREETTVSAQDHQRLLREFLRAASAGDFEGLKAVLRENVAFHADGGGKATAAGKVLWGAAQVARFFVGVVARSGARYEANQLRWCWYNGAPGVVVLDAPGGQPRTAFSIRIEDGRIAELFALRNPDKLKVFARAGE; translated from the coding sequence ATGTCGTTTTCCGAACCCGAGTGCGATACCGGATCCCCCGGGGACCGCAGTGTGACATTTGAAACCCACCGGGCGGCATTGGAGCGGCTGGCTTATCGCATGCTCGGTTCGGTGGCGGATGCGCACGACATGGTGCAGGATACGTGGTTGCGTTGGGCGGAAGTCGAGACGGCGACGATCCGCGAACCCCGGGCCTGGCTGTTGCGCGCGTGCAGCCGTCGTTGTCTCGATCATCTCAAATCGGCGCGCGTGCAACGCGAGCGGTATCCCGGCCCATGGTTGCCGGAGCCGCTGGTGTGCGATGGGGTGGTGACTGGTGAGTGGGCGGCCGATCTCGCGGGGGCCGCCCGGGTGGAACTGGATGAATCGGTTTCGATGGCGTTGCTCACTGCCATGGAGCGCTTGTCGCCGGCGGAGCGGGCAGCGTTGCTCCTGCACGATGTTTTCGACCATGATTACGCAGAAGTGGCGGCCACGTTGCGGCGAACGGAGGCGGCCTGTCGCAAGCTCGTATCGCGGGCGCGTCAGCAGTTGCGGCGGACTCCGTCGCGCGAGGAGACGACGGTGTCGGCGCAGGATCATCAACGTTTGTTGCGGGAGTTTTTACGGGCGGCATCGGCGGGGGATTTCGAGGGATTGAAGGCGGTGCTGCGCGAGAACGTCGCTTTTCACGCGGATGGTGGTGGCAAGGCCACGGCGGCGGGAAAGGTGCTGTGGGGGGCGGCGCAAGTCGCCCGGTTTTTCGTGGGTGTGGTGGCGAGGTCGGGAGCACGCTACGAGGCGAATCAGCTGCGGTGGTGTTGGTATAACGGCGCACCGGGCGTGGTGGTGCTGGACGCGCCCGGTGGTCAGCCGCGCACGGCGTTTTCCATCCGCATCGAGGATGGGCGCATCGCCGAGCTGTTCGCGCTGCGCAACCCGGACAAGTTGAAGGTGTTTGCCCGGGCAGGGGAGTGA
- the sqr gene encoding type III sulfide quinone reductase, selenoprotein subtype, whose protein sequence is MKKMLILGAGTAGTIMANKLAGALDRDAWQITVVDRDGEHHYQPGYLFVPFGIYSPRDIVKPRRDYLPRGIDVIYSGIDVIDPEKNQVRLTDGRLLGYDYLIIATGAHPEPGETEGLEGEGWRRNVFDFYTLEGATALSRFLKHWEGGRLVINISEMPIKCPVAPLEFAFLADWWFTERGIRNKVEIEYVTPLPGAFTKPKAAELLGDFLDRKNIHLTSEFAIGSVDSAANKIVSWDEREVPYDLLVSVPVNMGDAAIARSGFGDELNFIPTDKHTLRSQVSDNIFVLGDATDLPSSKAGSVAHFQADILFDNMLAAIDERPLPAKFDGHANCFIESGFNKGLLIDFNYDTEPLPGKFPLPGIGPFSLLEETKMNHYGKMMFRWVYWNLLLRGAELPIEAEMTMAGKRR, encoded by the coding sequence ATGAAAAAAATGCTCATCCTCGGCGCCGGCACCGCCGGCACGATCATGGCCAACAAACTGGCCGGCGCCCTCGATCGCGACGCCTGGCAGATCACTGTCGTCGACCGCGATGGTGAGCACCACTACCAACCCGGCTACCTGTTTGTGCCCTTCGGCATCTACAGTCCGCGCGACATCGTCAAACCCCGCCGCGACTACCTGCCCCGCGGGATCGATGTGATCTACAGCGGCATCGATGTAATCGATCCGGAGAAGAACCAAGTGCGGCTGACCGACGGACGCCTGCTCGGCTACGACTACCTCATCATCGCCACCGGCGCGCATCCCGAACCGGGCGAAACCGAAGGCCTCGAAGGCGAAGGCTGGCGGCGCAACGTCTTCGACTTCTACACCCTCGAAGGCGCCACCGCGCTGTCACGTTTCCTCAAACATTGGGAAGGCGGCCGACTCGTCATCAACATTTCCGAGATGCCCATCAAATGCCCTGTCGCTCCGCTGGAATTCGCCTTCCTCGCCGACTGGTGGTTCACCGAGCGCGGCATTCGCAACAAGGTTGAAATCGAGTATGTCACGCCGCTCCCCGGCGCCTTCACCAAGCCCAAGGCCGCCGAGCTGCTCGGCGATTTCCTCGATCGTAAAAACATCCACCTCACCTCGGAATTTGCCATCGGCTCCGTCGATTCCGCCGCCAACAAAATCGTCTCCTGGGACGAACGCGAAGTGCCCTACGACCTGCTCGTCAGCGTGCCCGTCAACATGGGCGACGCCGCCATTGCCCGGTCCGGCTTCGGCGACGAGTTGAACTTCATCCCCACCGACAAGCACACGCTGCGCTCCCAGGTGTCCGACAACATTTTCGTCCTCGGTGACGCAACGGACCTGCCTTCCTCCAAGGCCGGGTCCGTCGCTCACTTCCAGGCCGACATCCTCTTCGACAACATGCTCGCCGCCATCGACGAGCGCCCCCTCCCCGCCAAGTTCGACGGCCATGCCAACTGCTTCATCGAATCAGGTTTCAACAAAGGCCTGCTCATCGATTTCAACTACGACACCGAGCCCCTGCCCGGCAAATTCCCTCTGCCCGGCATCGGCCCCTTCTCCCTCCTCGAGGAGACCAAGATGAACCACTACGGCAAGATGATGTTCCGGTGGGTCTACTGGAACCTCCTCCTCCGCGGAGCCGAGCTCCCCATCGAAGCCGAAATGACCATGGCCGGCAAACGCCGGTAA
- a CDS encoding urease accessory protein UreF, protein MTSDPAIGTDAGWFCGLLQAGDSFYPTGAYAHSYGLEGLVQENVVTDRATLCSYYEQSVLPSLARLELPLVAQAWHALAEPDWAEVAEVSRLASVLKTTREVRLASHNIGRQRAELLARLRPESLATALVARAASDGFPFAATVSAALEGRVHGAPLAAVLGGVFYATLSGQLAAAMKLLRIGQNAAQSLLTEMLAHAGPTVEAAVVLRREEIGWFNPWLDIASARHETANARLFIS, encoded by the coding sequence ATGACCTCGGACCCAGCCATCGGCACTGATGCCGGCTGGTTCTGCGGACTCCTGCAGGCCGGCGATTCGTTTTACCCCACGGGCGCCTACGCCCATTCCTACGGGCTCGAAGGGCTGGTGCAGGAGAACGTGGTGACGGATCGCGCGACGCTTTGTTCGTATTACGAACAATCGGTGCTGCCGTCGCTGGCGCGGTTGGAGTTGCCGTTGGTGGCGCAGGCGTGGCACGCGCTGGCGGAGCCCGATTGGGCGGAGGTGGCGGAGGTGAGTCGGTTGGCGTCGGTGCTGAAGACGACGCGGGAGGTGCGCTTGGCGAGTCACAACATCGGGCGGCAACGGGCGGAACTATTGGCGCGGTTGCGGCCGGAATCGCTGGCCACGGCGTTGGTGGCGCGGGCGGCAAGTGATGGATTCCCTTTCGCGGCCACGGTGTCGGCGGCGCTGGAGGGGCGGGTGCATGGCGCGCCGTTGGCGGCCGTGTTGGGCGGAGTATTTTACGCGACCCTTTCCGGGCAATTGGCGGCGGCGATGAAGCTGCTGCGCATCGGCCAAAACGCCGCGCAATCGTTGCTCACCGAAATGCTGGCCCACGCCGGCCCGACGGTGGAGGCGGCGGTGGTGTTGCGGCGCGAAGAGATCGGTTGGTTTAACCCGTGGCTCGACATCGCTTCGGCGCGTCACGAAACCGCCAACGCGCGGCTGTTTATTTCATGA
- a CDS encoding DUF4405 domain-containing protein, with protein sequence MKASTRTLLNRVLNLLLLLNGAFILGTGWLMDQRLPRGRDGHGLTVLGLGRHDWGELHAWAGYGIGVLVVGHLLLHLKWLHLIAAQRNRWKLAVGLGTAVLLMALFVLIPVRG encoded by the coding sequence ATGAAAGCTTCCACCCGCACCCTCCTCAACCGCGTCCTCAACCTGCTGCTTCTCCTCAACGGCGCCTTCATTCTCGGCACGGGCTGGCTCATGGACCAACGCCTGCCTCGCGGTCGCGACGGCCACGGCCTCACGGTCCTGGGTCTCGGTCGCCACGACTGGGGGGAGCTGCACGCCTGGGCCGGCTACGGCATCGGCGTCCTTGTGGTGGGCCATCTCCTGTTGCACCTCAAATGGCTCCACCTCATCGCCGCCCAGCGCAACCGTTGGAAACTCGCCGTGGGACTCGGCACCGCCGTCCTGCTCATGGCGCTCTTCGTTCTCATCCCAGTTCGCGGCTGA
- a CDS encoding TusE/DsrC/DsvC family sulfur relay protein: MPTATLANTTIELDDEGFMTDYQAWNLDIAKELAAKDGIPELTDRHVIVLNFMRQEFEAKGTGPSIRRLTKESGVPTKELYALFPGGPAKKAARIAGIKKPVGCI; the protein is encoded by the coding sequence ATGCCCACTGCCACCCTCGCCAATACCACCATTGAACTCGACGACGAAGGTTTCATGACCGACTACCAGGCCTGGAACCTCGACATCGCCAAGGAACTCGCCGCCAAGGACGGCATTCCCGAGCTCACCGACCGCCACGTCATTGTGCTCAACTTCATGCGCCAGGAGTTCGAAGCCAAAGGCACCGGCCCCTCGATCCGTCGCCTCACCAAGGAAAGCGGCGTGCCCACCAAGGAGCTCTACGCGCTCTTCCCCGGCGGCCCCGCCAAAAAAGCCGCTCGCATTGCCGGTATCAAGAAACCCGTCGGCTGCATCTAG